From Selenomonas sp. AB3002, one genomic window encodes:
- a CDS encoding glycosyltransferase family 2 protein has product MDIITVIIPVYNMSKYLDKCLESLMNQTYKDYKIIMIDDGSTDNSMEKCMKWKRRDERITVVSQKNMGQGAARNLGVRMAASEYITFLDADDWWHPKYIELMLKGTEYGKHDIILCDMVFAYADNSMISQKISRIRLPAGIVDIANERNVLGRIRTFMCGKVYRRSLLTSYGVEQPDYPYEDLATIPYVVSKAKSIYYVPQGLYYYLRNRTDSTINNFKALSFFPDALMALYKRFELDRTLDKNYNHLRHLFWGQLAFIFHKIDGSFSFENEGKAIKNRTVEVVCGCFPELKKIMNAKFIVPSHNHYLLGALKKLALADEAIIADETINSADYIIRFRGEDSSNSKYEGREVCIDSPTDFADDEEKIMWDLADDIFYNVALMEFLP; this is encoded by the coding sequence ATGGATATAATTACAGTTATTATTCCTGTATATAATATGAGTAAATATCTGGATAAATGCCTTGAATCATTGATGAACCAAACATATAAGGATTATAAAATCATTATGATAGATGATGGCTCTACTGATAATTCTATGGAAAAATGCATGAAATGGAAGCGGCGGGACGAGCGTATCACCGTGGTAAGCCAAAAAAATATGGGACAAGGAGCTGCGCGTAATCTTGGTGTCAGGATGGCTGCATCAGAATATATTACCTTTTTAGATGCGGATGACTGGTGGCATCCTAAGTATATTGAACTCATGCTCAAAGGGACAGAATATGGCAAGCATGATATAATATTGTGCGATATGGTATTTGCATACGCAGATAACTCAATGATTAGTCAAAAAATATCGAGGATAAGGTTGCCAGCTGGGATTGTAGATATTGCAAATGAAAGAAATGTTTTGGGCAGGATTCGCACATTTATGTGCGGAAAAGTTTATCGCAGAAGCTTGCTTACATCATATGGCGTGGAGCAACCGGACTATCCATATGAAGATCTTGCAACAATTCCTTATGTTGTTTCAAAAGCAAAATCAATTTATTATGTACCTCAAGGGTTGTATTATTATCTAAGGAATAGAACAGACAGTACAATAAACAATTTTAAGGCTTTGTCTTTTTTTCCAGATGCTTTGATGGCACTATATAAAAGATTTGAATTAGACAGGACTCTGGACAAGAATTATAATCACCTTAGGCATTTGTTTTGGGGGCAGCTAGCTTTTATTTTCCATAAGATAGATGGTTCTTTCTCATTTGAAAACGAAGGCAAGGCTATAAAGAATCGTACGGTTGAAGTTGTGTGTGGATGCTTTCCGGAACTAAAGAAGATAATGAATGCAAAGTTTATAGTTCCATCGCATAATCATTATCTTTTGGGTGCACTTAAAAAATTGGCTTTGGCTGATGAGGCAATAATTGCTGATGAAACAATAAACAGTGCTGACTATATTATTCGCTTCCGAGGTGAAGATAGTAGCAATTCAAAATATGAAGGAAGAGAGGTATGTATAGATTCTCCAACTGATTTTGCAGATGATGAAGAAAAAATAATGTGGGATTTGGCTGATGACATTTTTTATAATGTAGCCTTGATGGAGTTTCTTCCTTAA
- a CDS encoding glycosyltransferase: MPKISILMPVYNTSRFLRQCLDSVLSQTLSDIEIICINDGSTDMSLEILREYEVRFANMHIIDKKNTGYGNSLNRGISLATGDYIGIVESDDYVDAGMFEHLYSLASQHGCDVVKSNYFENLNDTDVYINNLHGCKMRRPLSLLDNSELLYCSPSIWSGIYRRDFLIKNGILFNETSGASYQDTAFYFKCIMMAKSICLTPEAFLHYRVDNADSSVNSNNKIFCVCDEFDNLNAYLKDRDFPVSILAKLCEVKHSIYCWNLRRISSDYKDEFYQRFIKDFSSVDDSVLADFSSWKNAEALMEVIKAKHFSKQFSVDTFIKHRSNIFIADKIIDYLAHRGFCIYGAGLVAQKAMRMLKKEGLVPDKVVVTHTERHESIYGVEIVAISDAGIQKDETMLVAVSDRYKYEIADMLINEGFKDVILMDEDVIACMNM; the protein is encoded by the coding sequence ATGCCTAAAATTTCAATCTTGATGCCAGTTTATAACACATCAAGATTTCTCAGGCAATGTCTGGATAGTGTCCTGTCTCAAACCTTGTCTGATATTGAAATCATATGCATAAATGATGGCTCCACAGATATGTCTTTGGAAATATTGCGAGAGTACGAAGTAAGATTTGCCAATATGCATATTATAGACAAAAAAAATACTGGCTATGGCAACTCACTGAACAGGGGGATTTCTCTGGCAACAGGTGACTACATAGGTATAGTGGAAAGTGATGACTATGTTGATGCTGGCATGTTTGAGCATCTTTACTCGCTTGCAAGCCAGCATGGTTGTGATGTTGTGAAATCCAACTATTTTGAGAATCTCAATGATACTGACGTGTACATCAACAATCTGCATGGCTGCAAAATGAGGCGACCTCTTAGTCTGTTGGATAATAGTGAGCTGCTCTATTGCTCACCGAGTATTTGGTCGGGAATATATAGAAGAGATTTCTTGATCAAGAATGGCATACTCTTCAACGAAACTTCTGGGGCATCATACCAGGATACAGCGTTTTATTTCAAGTGCATTATGATGGCAAAATCAATTTGTCTGACACCTGAAGCATTCCTGCATTACCGTGTGGATAATGCAGATTCATCTGTGAACAGTAATAATAAAATTTTCTGCGTGTGTGATGAATTTGACAATTTAAATGCATATTTAAAAGATAGGGATTTCCCTGTTTCGATTCTTGCGAAACTATGTGAAGTGAAGCATTCTATTTATTGCTGGAATCTGAGGAGAATTTCATCTGATTATAAGGATGAATTTTATCAGCGATTCATAAAAGATTTCAGCAGTGTGGACGATTCAGTCCTGGCTGACTTTTCCTCGTGGAAAAATGCTGAGGCTTTGATGGAGGTAATTAAAGCAAAACACTTTTCAAAGCAATTCAGTGTAGACACTTTCATCAAGCATAGAAGTAATATTTTCATTGCTGATAAAATTATAGATTACTTGGCTCATAGAGGTTTTTGTATATACGGCGCAGGATTGGTTGCACAAAAAGCTATGAGAATGTTAAAGAAGGAGGGGCTTGTTCCAGATAAGGTGGTTGTTACGCATACGGAACGGCATGAAAGTATCTATGGGGTGGAAATTGTCGCCATAAGTGATGCTGGAATCCAGAAAGATGAAACTATGCTTGTGGCTGTGAGCGACAGATATAAATATGAAATTGCAGATATGTTAATAAATGAAGGGTTTAAAGATGTAATACTGATGGATGAAGATGTTATTGCTTGTATGAATATGTAG
- a CDS encoding CDP-glycerol glycerophosphotransferase family protein, with translation MTVEILPDRFYVYGAGHYARIFMSWLQMNKMENRVKGIVVTDKAEGETVFCGCRVYGLQDIKTYLNREMVYIAVSQDISHGIINELDMLGAENIQLTDLDFEDMEADLFAFFSEEGKLYNQIVVWNFWGMGYYDQCKYIIEEVHKRDKDIKVYWVLKEENTALPEWIEPIIIGSYEYYMVMSRSRLLVTNVNSPSSCKFKQKNQYYIYTWHGMGPSKRLEWDSPLHRAKAGNDKEVVKRRWSGADVMIAGSNFCHEVYRNSFLYDGVIEDWGYPRNDIFFKGVSFEDAIKDRYNIGKEKKIILYAPTFRNELMESRDTDRLQEIYDIDLSLIREAAEKRFASEFVVMYRFHNYVYRYVDISSYQQNGIDVTYYPDMQELLSAIDILVTDYSSSMWDFSLKRKPVFLYYHDAEEYEEKYQGFYVFPDNYPYPKGHTTEELCNEILAFDGDVYQKRLDEWFGKYGTYDDGHASERVAGRILDVMKNPAKYGKG, from the coding sequence ATGACAGTTGAAATTCTTCCAGATAGATTTTATGTATATGGAGCAGGACATTACGCCAGAATCTTTATGAGCTGGCTTCAAATGAACAAAATGGAGAATCGAGTCAAAGGGATTGTTGTAACTGATAAAGCAGAAGGGGAAACGGTATTTTGTGGATGTCGTGTATATGGGCTTCAGGATATAAAAACTTATTTGAATAGGGAAATGGTGTACATTGCTGTATCGCAGGACATTTCGCATGGCATTATAAATGAATTGGATATGCTTGGGGCAGAGAATATTCAATTGACAGATTTGGATTTTGAAGATATGGAAGCTGATTTATTTGCTTTTTTTTCTGAAGAAGGAAAATTGTATAATCAAATTGTTGTGTGGAATTTTTGGGGTATGGGATATTATGATCAGTGCAAATATATCATAGAGGAGGTGCATAAGAGGGATAAGGATATAAAGGTTTATTGGGTGCTAAAAGAAGAAAACACAGCGTTGCCAGAATGGATTGAGCCGATAATAATTGGTTCTTATGAATATTATATGGTGATGAGCAGGTCGAGACTCTTGGTAACAAATGTAAATTCGCCGAGCAGTTGCAAATTTAAGCAAAAAAATCAATATTATATATATACTTGGCATGGCATGGGGCCTTCAAAACGACTTGAGTGGGATAGCCCTCTGCACAGAGCGAAAGCTGGAAATGACAAGGAGGTTGTAAAACGACGGTGGAGTGGTGCTGATGTAATGATAGCAGGCTCAAATTTTTGTCATGAGGTGTATCGAAACTCCTTTTTATATGATGGTGTGATAGAAGATTGGGGATACCCGAGAAATGATATTTTTTTCAAAGGAGTATCATTTGAGGATGCAATTAAGGATAGATATAATATAGGAAAAGAAAAGAAAATCATTCTTTATGCACCTACATTCAGGAATGAGCTTATGGAAAGCAGAGACACTGACAGGTTGCAAGAGATTTATGATATAGATCTTTCACTGATCCGTGAAGCAGCTGAAAAACGATTTGCTTCAGAATTTGTTGTTATGTATAGATTTCATAATTATGTTTATAGATATGTCGATATATCTTCATATCAGCAAAATGGAATTGATGTAACTTATTATCCCGATATGCAGGAATTGCTGTCGGCGATTGATATATTGGTTACAGACTATTCTTCATCTATGTGGGATTTCTCATTAAAACGTAAGCCAGTATTTTTATACTATCACGATGCGGAAGAATATGAAGAGAAGTATCAGGGTTTTTATGTGTTTCCAGATAATTATCCATATCCTAAAGGCCATACTACAGAGGAACTCTGTAATGAAATATTGGCTTTTGATGGTGATGTTTATCAAAAAAGACTTGATGAATGGTTTGGAAAATATGGGACCTATGATGATGGCCATGCTTCGGAGCGTGTTGCAGGCAGAATATTAGATGTCATGAAGAATCCAGCTAAATACGGCAAAGGATAA
- a CDS encoding NAD-dependent epimerase/dehydratase family protein, with product MELYNNKQWIADIDEVLQTLPELVELAGSRVLVTGSTGLICSALIELLARWNDTHETKIAIIATGRMEAGVRARFAPLLDRSWFDVVVFDAVSGELKGDITCDYIIHGAGNASPNKIVSEPVETMLGNFMGTYSLLEYARANHIKRLLYISSSEVYGRSESNEPFKTTDYGYVDLLQPRSSYAVGKRAAETLCVSYGAEWGVDSVIVRPGHIYGPTARESDNRVSSAWAYAAARGENIVMKSDGSQIRSYCYVLDCVTAILKVLLRGKALQAYNISNIESVITIRQMAEILAKAGGCEVRTELPSEKEKRGFNPMLNSSLDASALIALGWSGCFDAYRGFDHTVKIIRETSLKKL from the coding sequence ATGGAACTTTATAATAATAAGCAATGGATAGCAGATATCGATGAAGTGCTGCAGACTTTGCCGGAACTGGTGGAACTGGCAGGCAGCAGGGTATTGGTGACAGGCAGCACCGGTCTTATCTGTTCGGCACTGATAGAATTGCTGGCCAGGTGGAATGATACCCATGAGACGAAGATAGCCATCATTGCCACAGGCCGGATGGAAGCGGGAGTGAGGGCGAGATTCGCGCCATTGCTTGACAGGTCTTGGTTTGATGTGGTGGTCTTCGATGCGGTATCAGGGGAACTGAAGGGTGATATCACCTGCGACTATATCATCCACGGCGCGGGGAATGCTTCGCCCAATAAGATTGTCAGCGAACCGGTGGAAACCATGCTGGGGAATTTCATGGGCACATATAGCCTGCTGGAATATGCCAGGGCAAATCACATCAAAAGGCTTCTGTATATTTCCAGTTCTGAGGTTTATGGCCGCTCGGAGAGCAATGAGCCTTTCAAGACCACAGACTATGGATATGTAGACCTTTTGCAGCCGCGCAGTTCTTATGCCGTGGGGAAAAGAGCTGCAGAGACGCTGTGTGTGTCTTACGGGGCTGAGTGGGGCGTGGATTCGGTGATAGTAAGACCGGGGCATATTTACGGACCTACGGCTCGGGAATCGGATAACAGGGTTTCTTCTGCCTGGGCTTATGCGGCAGCCAGGGGGGAGAATATCGTCATGAAGAGCGACGGCTCGCAGATCAGGAGCTATTGCTATGTGCTGGACTGTGTGACGGCTATCCTCAAAGTGCTGCTCAGAGGCAAGGCTTTGCAGGCCTACAATATCTCAAACATTGAGTCTGTCATCACCATCAGGCAGATGGCGGAGATTTTGGCCAAAGCCGGGGGGTGCGAGGTTCGTACTGAACTGCCAAGTGAGAAGGAGAAACGGGGGTTCAATCCCATGCTGAATTCTTCCCTGGATGCCTCTGCCTTGATTGCCCTGGGCTGGAGTGGCTGTTTTGATGCTTATAGAGGTTTTGATCATACGGTTAAAATCATTAGGGAAACCAGTTTGAAAAAGCTTTGA
- a CDS encoding IspD/TarI family cytidylyltransferase has protein sequence MANIALLIAGGSGSRMKQDIPKQFLTVNERPVIVYTLEAFEKHPEIDEIAVVCVESWENVLWAYAKQFNINKLKYVMKGGKNGQDSIRNGVFELEKHHAADDIVLIHDAIRPMVSAEIISDNIRVCREYGNAITVIPCAEAMLRTEDGIESSALYPRDNLKRTQTPQAFRLGEICDLHRRALEAGITNSVASCTLKVEMGEKVYFSRGSEKNIKLTTVEDIDIFKALLMAKRSDWLKG, from the coding sequence ATGGCTAATATAGCACTTTTGATAGCCGGCGGCTCTGGTAGCCGCATGAAGCAGGATATACCCAAACAGTTCCTTACTGTCAATGAACGACCTGTCATCGTCTATACGCTGGAAGCTTTTGAGAAGCATCCTGAGATAGACGAGATTGCAGTAGTTTGCGTTGAGAGTTGGGAGAATGTCCTGTGGGCTTATGCGAAGCAGTTCAATATCAATAAGCTAAAATATGTTATGAAAGGTGGGAAAAACGGTCAGGACTCTATACGCAACGGCGTGTTCGAGTTGGAGAAGCATCATGCGGCAGATGATATCGTCCTGATCCATGATGCCATCAGGCCAATGGTCTCGGCGGAAATTATTTCAGATAATATCCGTGTGTGCAGGGAGTATGGTAATGCCATCACAGTCATTCCTTGTGCAGAGGCTATGCTTCGGACTGAAGATGGGATAGAGTCCTCGGCTCTATATCCGCGTGATAATCTGAAGCGGACACAGACGCCGCAAGCCTTCAGGCTTGGTGAGATCTGTGATCTTCACAGGAGGGCCTTGGAGGCGGGGATTACCAATTCTGTGGCTTCATGCACGCTGAAGGTAGAGATGGGAGAGAAAGTGTACTTCTCCAGAGGCTCCGAGAAAAATATCAAGTTGACTACCGTGGAGGATATAGATATCTTCAAGGCCCTCCTGATGGCGAAGCGTTCTGATTGGTTGAAGGGATAA
- a CDS encoding glycosyltransferase family 2 protein — protein sequence MNICISIIIPMYNVEMYIEECLGSIINQTLYDIEILCIDDGSFDKTISIVEEVIKKDYRIKLLKHSHEGVSFARNAGIEIACGKYIMFVDGDDILCDSSVLETLYVNAEVNKVSICGGNIIQFEKEWVKGVKYPFNKVPIFIRNEEKSFDTYGNPYGFTRFIYNRLFLLRNNVRFPYYDNWEDPVFLAIALSNAERFYVIKQYVYCYRKGIHKKDYRVKDIVDYLSASVDLMRIGYENNNDALQENTLDVLHMNELKLLQIYKYNPSILQEKLDRMQKWVLCSVSDSEKSVFLKEGYYRRKMEDFNSCEKKFIDKCVKRKIVIYGAGDYGNRLFGLLKKYEIKVDGFSVTCMEKNVEYSYDVPVKSIDIWLRDSDIHEKSFVISIYDDIQREKIKSRLMSENLNVIDMNVDLLEKLEV from the coding sequence ATGAACATTTGCATTAGCATAATTATACCTATGTATAATGTGGAAATGTATATAGAAGAATGCTTAGGCAGTATTATAAATCAGACGCTGTATGATATTGAAATTTTGTGCATCGATGATGGTTCTTTTGACAAAACTATCAGTATTGTTGAAGAAGTTATAAAAAAGGATTATAGGATAAAACTGTTGAAACATTCGCATGAAGGCGTATCTTTTGCAAGAAATGCCGGTATAGAAATTGCTTGTGGCAAATATATAATGTTTGTGGATGGAGATGATATATTATGCGATTCGTCTGTTTTAGAAACATTATATGTGAATGCGGAAGTTAATAAAGTCTCCATCTGTGGTGGGAATATAATACAGTTTGAAAAGGAATGGGTAAAGGGGGTGAAGTATCCTTTTAACAAGGTTCCTATATTTATTAGGAATGAGGAGAAGTCGTTTGATACATACGGAAATCCGTATGGTTTTACGCGCTTTATTTACAATAGGTTATTTTTATTAAGGAATAATGTGCGGTTTCCTTATTATGATAATTGGGAAGATCCTGTATTTTTGGCAATCGCTTTGTCAAATGCGGAAAGGTTTTATGTGATTAAACAATATGTATATTGTTATAGAAAAGGAATCCATAAAAAGGATTATCGTGTGAAGGATATTGTTGATTATTTAAGTGCTTCGGTTGATTTGATGAGAATCGGATATGAAAATAATAACGATGCTCTGCAAGAAAATACATTAGATGTTTTACATATGAATGAATTGAAACTTTTGCAAATATATAAATATAATCCATCTATTTTACAAGAAAAATTAGATCGGATGCAGAAGTGGGTTCTTTGTTCGGTTAGTGATAGTGAAAAAAGTGTTTTTTTGAAGGAGGGTTATTACAGGCGTAAAATGGAGGATTTTAATAGTTGTGAAAAAAAATTTATAGATAAATGTGTTAAGAGAAAAATAGTAATATACGGTGCTGGAGATTATGGAAATAGACTTTTTGGATTGTTAAAAAAGTATGAGATAAAAGTGGATGGATTTAGTGTAACTTGTATGGAGAAGAATGTAGAGTACTCATACGATGTACCTGTAAAGAGCATTGATATATGGCTTAGAGATAGTGATATTCATGAAAAATCATTTGTTATAAGTATTTATGATGATATACAAAGAGAAAAAATCAAGAGCAGATTGATGAGTGAGAATTTGAATGTGATTGATATGAACGTTGATCTACTTGAAAAATTAGAGGTGTGA
- a CDS encoding class I SAM-dependent methyltransferase: MDEVFYGNLIHKMRQNGVAIYGAGDRGELLFDILSENGYVVKCVVDRVVGKKFKGLMTIGLGSLEKGNDYVCIISPNLSKQELDAIRNEVSEVFKNVLYMNEIEWMYHFHPEFTDDMDYKAAKPFNFYESPYANKMECELSKKWRGNSIKNVAMNIEGQLAFMKVIGAFAKEFYKHYSDKFFRYRHNDMFEYGDAIVYHSMIRHYNPKRIIEIGSGYSTAVALDTIEFWDCSADMTCIEPYPNRLYSIMKKGDEQKLKIVDDFVQNIDLSVFDELEKDDVLFIDSSHVLRSGGDVVMEFLQILPRLKKGVIIHVHDIFYPFEYPSAWIKSGRPYTEAFLLHALLMDNPNYELLFWEDYIGKYHKDEYEKERGGVSDVGSSFWMRKN; this comes from the coding sequence ATGGACGAAGTGTTTTATGGAAATCTAATACATAAGATGAGACAAAACGGGGTAGCAATTTATGGTGCGGGGGATCGTGGTGAACTCTTGTTTGATATATTAAGTGAAAATGGATATGTAGTTAAGTGTGTTGTTGATAGAGTGGTAGGAAAGAAGTTCAAAGGTTTAATGACAATTGGTTTAGGAAGTTTGGAAAAAGGCAATGATTACGTGTGTATTATAAGTCCGAATCTTTCTAAGCAGGAACTTGATGCTATTAGAAATGAGGTGTCAGAGGTTTTTAAAAATGTTTTATATATGAATGAAATAGAGTGGATGTATCATTTTCATCCAGAGTTTACTGATGATATGGATTATAAAGCGGCAAAACCGTTTAACTTTTATGAATCGCCTTATGCAAATAAAATGGAGTGCGAACTATCTAAAAAGTGGAGAGGTAATTCAATAAAGAATGTTGCAATGAATATAGAAGGCCAACTTGCGTTCATGAAAGTGATAGGTGCTTTTGCTAAAGAATTTTATAAACATTATAGTGATAAATTTTTTAGGTATAGACATAATGATATGTTCGAATATGGAGATGCCATTGTATATCACTCTATGATAAGGCATTACAATCCTAAAAGGATAATTGAGATTGGTAGTGGTTATTCTACTGCTGTAGCGCTTGATACTATTGAGTTTTGGGATTGCAGTGCTGATATGACCTGTATAGAACCTTATCCAAATAGATTATATTCAATTATGAAGAAGGGAGATGAGCAGAAATTAAAGATAGTCGATGACTTTGTACAGAACATCGATTTGAGTGTGTTTGATGAACTCGAGAAAGACGATGTGCTATTTATAGATTCCTCACACGTTTTGAGAAGTGGTGGGGATGTTGTGATGGAGTTTTTGCAAATTCTTCCTCGTTTGAAGAAAGGTGTAATTATACACGTTCATGACATCTTCTATCCGTTTGAGTATCCATCAGCATGGATAAAAAGTGGCCGTCCATATACAGAGGCATTTTTGCTACATGCACTGCTAATGGATAATCCGAACTATGAGTTGCTTTTTTGGGAGGATTACATTGGTAAATATCACAAAGATGAATATGAGAAAGAACGCGGTGGGGTTTCTGATGTTGGGAGTAGTTTTTGGATGAGGAAAAATTGA